ATCAGGCACAGCGTACGGGTTCGCCCCTGCCCAAGCCGACCCTGGCGCGGCCTGCGACCAAAGGCGGACCTAGGCGTTGAGGTGACCGCGCATAACGCGCATCCATGACGCCATCCTGGCATCGGCGTGCGCGCTATCATGTGTTCCGCGTCGCGTGTACAGCACGATGACAAAGCGGCGCCCATCCGCCGTCTGTAAGATCCCCGCGTCGTGGTTCACTGCGCTCGTCACGCCGGTCTTATGCATGAATCGATCGCCGCGCGCCACGCCGGCCGCAAGCTTCGCGCCGTCGGTACAGCGCACCAGCAACGCACGTTGCTCGACCGCGCCCGGAACCGCATCGTCTGCGATCAGCCGCAGCAGCTGCGCGGTCTCGGACGGCCGCATCGAATTGCGCTCGCCGACGTCCAGACCCTCGACCAGCGGCTCCGAGCCCGACAACTTGCGACCCAGGCGGAACCGTGCGAGACCGAGCGCGCGCATCGCCGAGGTGACCCGTTCGCGGTCGAGCACGTCGATGAGCTGATTGGTCGCGATGTTATCGGAGCGCTCGATCATGAGCGCGACCAGCTCGCTCACGCTCGCCTGCGCGCCTTCGACCAGCGGGCTCGGCTCGGGGTTGGCCGTGATATTGGATCGCGCGACGATGATCGGATCGTCAGGAGACAGCGACCCCGAAGCAAATCGGTTAGAGGCCTCGGCCATGAGCGCGAGCTTGACGATGCTCGCGGGATAGATGTCCTCGTCCGCGCGCCAATGAGCGCTGCTGCCGCGATCCACATCGATGACAACCGCGGCTGCGTCGTCGCGCAGCTCCGACGCCTCCAACGCGTCGGCCACGGCGCGCGAAAGCGTGTCCTCATCCGGCGCGCGCGGCGCGACGCTCAACTTTGCGGTTTCGGTGTGACCGGAGTGCCGTCGTAGGTGTCGGAGAAGATCACACCGATGTGAAGGAACATCACCGTCGTCGACCAGCGCACCTTGCCCGTGTAGTGCTGGACGCCGGGCAGCCCTGCGGTCGTATCGAACTCGGCCGTGCCGGCCAAATCCATGGTCGAGACTTTGAAGCCATGATCGAGCATGTCTTTGTTCGGCGTCATCGGGCCCGTGCCGGTCACATCGATGATGGCGATGCGATGCCCCGCGCGGTCCTCGAAGTGATCGACCTTGTCGACGTACGTCATCGGCCCGTCGGCGAAATCGCGTTCGACCTTGATGTGGCGCGAGAACGTCCACTGCTGGCCGGGCGCGAGCGGGATATCAGGCAGTTGGTCGAGCGCGCCGTCGCCTGCGTCCTCGAGCATGGCCTGCGGCGGCGTGGTCACGCCGTCCGTCGCAATGGTGCCGTCATAGGTCGACGTGCGCACCTTGCTGTCAGTCTCCTTAGGGTGGTCGCCGCCGAAACGGCGCGTGTTCGTCTCCGCGATGTCGATCGCCCCGGCGTCTTTGACGACGATGACCTGGTCGCGGTCTTCGAGGATCGTCTGGTCATCGGCCCGGCCGCCGGCCATGGCCTTATAGGTCTTGGGGATGTCGAATGTGATGAGGTGCACGAGTTTCTGCGAGCGCACGTAGCGCCCGGGCGTCAGATGCAGCGCGAACGCCACGGCGTCGTCGGCGCGGGCCGGCAAGGAGAGGACCAGCAGCCCGCCGAGGAGGCAGAGCGCGCGCAGGGACCGCCCGGAACGCCGCCGCACATCAGGTTCGTGTCTCAGATCAAGATGATGTCGTCCCATCGTACGCGCGTGTTCAGCGCCCGCCTCTGGTTTACCGCCTGCGCGTGCGCGCTGGCGATCGGCGCGGTCCGCGCGGATGAGCCGCCTGCCATCAGCATCGACAACGATGGCACCTTCGCGTTCCGCGCCGCGACGTTCGTGCAGCCGGCGGGCTGGCCGCTCATCACTGGCGCGCAGCGCGCAAGCGAGCATATCGGCCCGGGCGTGGAGTTCGAGCGCTGGCGGCTGTCGAGCGCGGCGGGGCCGCTCACGCTGTCCATCGCGCGCGTCGACTTGCGCGACCCGCGCGTCGCGCTTGCCGTGGGCACGCGTTATGACCGCATCGTCGGGCCCGGCGAACCGCTCTCGACGATGGCGGACCGGCGCGCCGCCGAGATCGGCATCAATGCGGACTACTTCGACATCAGCGGTGGCGGCGAGCCGACGAATCTCGTGCTGGCGAACGGCATCGTGCAGCACGCGCCCAACGGCCGCGCCGTGCTGCTGGTCGGTGACGGCAACCTTATCGCGATGGGCCCGGTGACGTGGAAGATGCAGCTCATCGCAGCGAACGGCACGAGCATGAACGTCGACGCCATCAACGATTGGACCCACGGCTCGCGTTTGATGCTGTTCACGCAATCCTTCGGCATGCCCGGGCAGGCCGATGCCGCGGCGGAGCTCTCGCTCGCGCCGACCGCCGACGGCCGCTATCAAGTGCTGCGCAGCGAGAGCGACGCGCTGACATTCCTACCGCTGCGCCCGAGCGATCTCGGCGTTGCCGCGCGCGGCGACGCGGCGGTGACGCTGCTGCAGCAGTTCCACGAGGGCGACGTCGTGACGCTGACGCAGACGCTTGCGCCGCAGCTTCCCGGAATGCGCGAGGGCGTCGGGGGCGGCCCGCTGTTGCTGCGCGACGGAGCGCTCTACGACGATCCGGATTCGCCGTCGCCCGAGGAGCGCGACGTGCGTTACCCGTTGACCGGCGCCGGAACGTCGGCGGACGGCGCGACGCTGTGGCTGGTCACGGTTGACGGGCGCGCGCCGGCGCGGTCGGTGGGGATCACGCGTCCGATGTTCGCGTCGTTGTTCAGCGCATTAGGCGCGGCGACCGCGATGGCGTTCGACAGCGGGGGTTCCACGGAGATGGTCGCGCGCCGGCTGGGCGATCCCCACGTGAGCGTCGCCAACGTGCCGTCGGACGGCCGCGAACGATCGGTCGCGGACGGCCTGTTCGTGCTCAACTCGGCGACGCCGGGGCCGCCGCAGACGCTGGTGCTGCGCGCACCTGCGCCGGCGGTGCTGGCCGGCAGCCACATCGCGGTCGCAGCGCAAAGCGTCGACGCGAACGATCAACCGGTGCCCACCGATGGCGCGGTCGCATACTCCGTCTCGCCGGCGTCGGCGGCCGTTATCAGCCCGCAGGGCATGTTCACGGCGCGTGCCGCTGGCGGTGTCACGGTGACCGCTCGCAGCGCTCAGGCGAGCGGCGAGCTGCACCTCGATGTCGTCTCGCGCGTCGACGAGCTGCGCATCGCCGGCGTGCAGCGCGTATATCCCCCAGGAGCGACCTTTGCGCTCTCGGTGCAGGCCGCACGCGCGGACGGCTCTGCGATCGCGATCGATCCAGATGCCATCGCGTGGTCGAGTTCCGGCGACGGCGGCAGCGTTGACGCCCAGGGGGCGTTCAAGAGCTCCGGCGTGCCCTCGCGCGCAGACGTCGTCGCGCGCGCGGGCGGAGCACGCGCAACGGCGACATTGCTGATCGGTGCCCACGAGGTGGGTCTCGGCGGTGCGATGCTGCCGGGCGACGGTGCTGGGCGCTGGCACTTGACGACCGTGCCCAAAGATCTCGCCGCGGCGTTGGATGCGGCCAAGGCGCCTGACGGTTCCCCGGCTCTTCACTTGAGTTTCGATTTCGGAGATCAGCGCGCGACACGCGCGGCCTTCATCGAAAACGACGTGCCGCTGCCCGGTGAGCCGCTTGTCGTGAGCGTGGATGCGTACGGCGACGGCAGCGGCGCGTGGCTGCGCATCGGATATCGCAACGGCGACGGCGTCAGCGACAGCATGACGCTGGCGCGCCACATCACGTGGAAGGGTTGGCGCAACGTGCGCGCCGAGGTGC
This genomic interval from Candidatus Eremiobacteraceae bacterium contains the following:
- a CDS encoding serine hydrolase; protein product: MSVAPRAPDEDTLSRAVADALEASELRDDAAAVVIDVDRGSSAHWRADEDIYPASIVKLALMAEASNRFASGSLSPDDPIIVARSNITANPEPSPLVEGAQASVSELVALMIERSDNIATNQLIDVLDRERVTSAMRALGLARFRLGRKLSGSEPLVEGLDVGERNSMRPSETAQLLRLIADDAVPGAVEQRALLVRCTDGAKLAAGVARGDRFMHKTGVTSAVNHDAGILQTADGRRFVIVLYTRRGTHDSAHADARMASWMRVMRGHLNA
- a CDS encoding phosphodiester glycosidase family protein, translated to MQRERHGVVGAGRQGEDQQPAEEAERAQGPPGTPPHIRFVSQIKMMSSHRTRVFSARLWFTACACALAIGAVRADEPPAISIDNDGTFAFRAATFVQPAGWPLITGAQRASEHIGPGVEFERWRLSSAAGPLTLSIARVDLRDPRVALAVGTRYDRIVGPGEPLSTMADRRAAEIGINADYFDISGGGEPTNLVLANGIVQHAPNGRAVLLVGDGNLIAMGPVTWKMQLIAANGTSMNVDAINDWTHGSRLMLFTQSFGMPGQADAAAELSLAPTADGRYQVLRSESDALTFLPLRPSDLGVAARGDAAVTLLQQFHEGDVVTLTQTLAPQLPGMREGVGGGPLLLRDGALYDDPDSPSPEERDVRYPLTGAGTSADGATLWLVTVDGRAPARSVGITRPMFASLFSALGAATAMAFDSGGSTEMVARRLGDPHVSVANVPSDGRERSVADGLFVLNSATPGPPQTLVLRAPAPAVLAGSHIAVAAQSVDANDQPVPTDGAVAYSVSPASAAVISPQGMFTARAAGGVTVTARSAQASGELHLDVVSRVDELRIAGVQRVYPPGATFALSVQAARADGSAIAIDPDAIAWSSSGDGGSVDAQGAFKSSGVPSRADVVARAGGARATATLLIGAHEVGLGGAMLPGDGAGRWHLTTVPKDLAAALDAAKAPDGSPALHLSFDFGDQRATRAAFIENDVPLPGEPLVVSVDAYGDGSGAWLRIGYRNGDGVSDSMTLARHITWKGWRNVRAEVPPQARWPIALTKIYLVAPPSEHYAGDLWLRDLGVWYAGPRPPGSVALTRARD